The following coding sequences lie in one Saccharomonospora amisosensis genomic window:
- a CDS encoding GtrA family protein: MVATDSQASEAAAQSASPGLLTQVFRFVLIGGFCALVDSGIYWLLLEAGMWVHLAKAISFIAGTTTAYFLNRRFTFTAAQKGGAGQLGGFVLLYTVTFFVNVGTNALALHLLPEFTWRVALAWVIAQGTATTINFIMLKWVVFREARA; encoded by the coding sequence GTGGTGGCGACGGACTCACAGGCGAGTGAGGCGGCTGCTCAGTCGGCCTCTCCGGGCCTGCTCACACAGGTCTTCCGGTTCGTGCTCATCGGCGGGTTCTGCGCGCTGGTCGACTCGGGCATCTACTGGTTGTTGCTCGAAGCGGGAATGTGGGTACACCTCGCAAAGGCGATAAGTTTCATCGCCGGGACGACAACCGCATACTTCCTTAACCGGCGTTTTACATTCACCGCGGCGCAAAAGGGTGGCGCGGGCCAACTGGGCGGTTTCGTGCTGCTTTACACGGTGACGTTTTTCGTCAACGTCGGTACGAATGCCCTGGCCCTGCACCTGTTGCCGGAGTTCACCTGGCGAGTCGCGCTGGCGTGGGTGATCGCGCAGGGTACAGCGACCACGATCAATTTCATCATGCTGAAGTGGGTTGTGTTCCGCGAAGCGCGTGCGTGA
- a CDS encoding WXG100 family type VII secretion target, with the protein MTSARPGQPTAQEFLDMPAEEVRNYLQSGQEPPPLSEAQIQRLPASQVEPYLQARVNAGDAGIFERFADHLRASSRADEISEQRIREGQSGDVEYMGGVPSPDGNYLGEDHQRLKEYLAAVDPAQVETYSDGYYDLHKLFQDLADALKESVGKSQQGWEGEAADQAHNYFTGLSTWADGNSQNAQLASDIIHQESEAASTARNSMPEPVPFSWDTEMQRWGDDPFNVVGNVSKSIETYNQSKQAHEQAAQVMTRYDTDLHDAGNKQPVFAEPPRFGEGGSGEVNRPVPTVQQPGGGQGTNPSGYQGGGVPGGSVPGGGGSGSFSPGGSTPGGSGSLPGGVSTGVGPMPSGTRPSGYRSPSIPRSRVPGGGGNTQGIGAMPMPGMVPGGGGGAGGGGAGGFGRGGGGFGPGGGSGAAGAGPGAASGAGARPGGMPGAGMPGGAGAAAAAGRGGMGGAPMGGAGRGGQGGEDEEHQRPTYLVEGDPDEVFGTNERTAPPVIGE; encoded by the coding sequence GTGACCAGTGCTAGGCCGGGGCAGCCCACGGCACAAGAGTTCCTCGACATGCCGGCAGAGGAGGTCCGGAATTACCTCCAGAGCGGACAAGAACCGCCCCCACTGTCGGAAGCGCAGATCCAACGGCTCCCGGCAAGCCAGGTCGAGCCGTACCTACAGGCACGAGTCAACGCAGGCGACGCCGGTATCTTCGAGCGGTTCGCCGACCACCTACGGGCGAGTTCTCGCGCCGACGAGATCAGCGAGCAACGAATTCGCGAAGGACAGTCGGGCGACGTCGAGTACATGGGTGGTGTCCCCTCGCCCGACGGGAACTATCTGGGTGAAGATCATCAGCGGCTCAAGGAATACCTCGCCGCGGTGGACCCGGCCCAGGTCGAGACATATTCCGACGGATATTACGACCTGCACAAGCTGTTCCAGGACCTGGCCGACGCACTCAAGGAAAGCGTAGGCAAGTCCCAGCAGGGGTGGGAAGGCGAAGCAGCCGACCAAGCCCACAACTACTTCACCGGGCTGAGCACGTGGGCCGATGGCAACTCCCAGAATGCCCAGTTGGCGTCCGACATCATCCACCAGGAGTCGGAGGCGGCGAGCACCGCGAGGAACAGCATGCCCGAACCCGTGCCGTTCAGCTGGGACACGGAGATGCAGCGCTGGGGTGACGACCCCTTCAACGTGGTTGGCAACGTCAGCAAGAGCATCGAGACCTACAACCAGAGCAAGCAGGCTCACGAGCAGGCCGCGCAGGTCATGACCAGGTACGACACCGACCTGCACGACGCGGGTAACAAGCAGCCGGTGTTCGCAGAGCCGCCTCGGTTCGGCGAGGGCGGTTCCGGTGAGGTGAACCGGCCGGTGCCCACCGTGCAGCAACCAGGTGGCGGACAGGGGACCAATCCTTCCGGTTACCAGGGCGGTGGTGTGCCCGGTGGAAGCGTGCCTGGTGGTGGCGGTAGCGGTTCGTTCTCTCCCGGCGGTTCCACGCCTGGTGGTTCCGGGTCGTTGCCGGGCGGGGTGAGCACGGGCGTGGGGCCGATGCCCAGCGGGACGCGCCCGTCCGGTTATCGTTCGCCGAGTATCCCGCGCTCCCGTGTGCCGGGCGGTGGCGGCAACACGCAGGGGATCGGTGCCATGCCGATGCCCGGCATGGTCCCGGGCGGTGGCGGCGGTGCTGGTGGCGGGGGTGCGGGTGGCTTTGGTCGTGGCGGCGGCGGTTTCGGGCCGGGTGGCGGCTCTGGGGCAGCCGGTGCGGGACCGGGAGCCGCTTCCGGCGCGGGCGCCAGGCCGGGCGGCATGCCAGGGGCCGGGATGCCCGGTGGCGCGGGCGCGGCGGCGGCCGCCGGTCGTGGCGGTATGGGCGGGGCACCCATGGGTGGTGCAGGCCGTGGTGGTCAGGGCGGCGAGGACGAGGAGCATCAGCGGCCGACCTACCTGGTCGAGGGTGACCCCGATGAGGTGTTCGGTACCAACGAGCGCACGGCGCCGCCGGTTATCGGAGAGTAG
- a CDS encoding DUF3558 domain-containing protein codes for MPLLVAAFGLAGCSDAESGLASPEDSRPSAHTSVGSSVPTSDSSGSTSRGIDSVDPCSLLTDSEVAAFGKYQEPNARQVGTARGCDWNPVRENAQQKLPLISFSVRDNVGVDGVVDLGTGLQRGEMDSGRGVVRTTTPDHGCLIAMAVGEDARVDVVVGAVEPDKACDIASRIAEIIDPKLPMG; via the coding sequence GTGCCGCTGCTCGTCGCGGCGTTTGGTCTGGCCGGATGTTCGGATGCGGAGTCTGGATTGGCTTCGCCCGAGGATTCCCGTCCTTCGGCGCACACTTCGGTGGGGTCGTCGGTACCGACCAGTGATTCTTCTGGTTCGACGTCGAGAGGCATCGATTCTGTGGACCCGTGCTCGCTGCTGACCGATAGTGAAGTGGCCGCGTTCGGCAAGTACCAGGAACCGAACGCGCGGCAGGTCGGAACGGCTCGCGGTTGCGATTGGAATCCGGTGCGTGAAAATGCTCAACAGAAGCTTCCGCTGATCAGTTTTAGTGTGCGAGACAATGTCGGCGTCGACGGTGTGGTCGACCTGGGCACGGGCTTGCAGCGCGGCGAAATGGATTCGGGTCGTGGGGTGGTACGGACCACGACACCGGATCACGGATGCCTGATTGCCATGGCCGTTGGTGAGGATGCCCGGGTCGACGTGGTTGTAGGTGCAGTCGAGCCGGACAAGGCCTGCGATATCGCCTCCCGCATCGCCGAGATCATCGATCCGAAACTTCCCATGGGGTGA
- a CDS encoding glycosyltransferase — translation MPGKAAPAAQPATTGKATAATPKGEEQATFSEHAPQGRLLAQRGLYAGPSDVVSKDLYSEVVEGVVARRRESVTLEPSARVSGNTYFGRFPASYWQRWTTAGSVTVEATVTGAGMLAVRASDVKGDPRTVAVRQVENAEQPTPVRLESPLDKFLDGGALWLDLETEAGQRLTVSDVRWTVESPATIRPTAVTICTMNRADDCLANLKALADSLPALDTLDAIYVADQGTDTVDSRDGFAEVAEALKSKLHYIKQPNLGGAGGFTRGLYEVAGHTETEHANVLFMDDDVLLEPDLVIRLTAFSNRAADPMIVGGQMLNLLHPNQLHVGAEYARLNTLEPGQPVTHSLSTADLLGVDEKTGKPNRQERRLDAGYNGWWSCLIPYEVVKEIGYPMPFFFQWDDAEYSYRARAHGFPTVTLPGAGVWHADFHWKDWDEWHRYFNLRNSIITAALHSPFDLNVLSRVLLAQLVRYLLGMQYGLSATLIKAVEDFLEGPDILQDGGVAAMKEIREIRAQYPETKRHPATDVPGIASNDIGIINTAPRPSMQRLVLLKRVITRLLGKHRFALGAVPSDEAHWWHVALFDTAVVTDASQEGVRVRRYDRDRMFELAKRGVRVVNRLRKEGRAVQAQYKRAMPELTSRENWKRLYRL, via the coding sequence ATGCCCGGCAAAGCCGCACCGGCTGCTCAACCGGCCACCACCGGCAAGGCCACTGCCGCCACACCGAAGGGTGAGGAGCAGGCGACGTTCTCCGAGCACGCCCCACAAGGCAGGCTGCTCGCGCAGCGTGGCCTGTACGCGGGACCGTCCGATGTGGTGAGCAAGGACCTCTACTCCGAGGTCGTCGAGGGAGTCGTCGCCCGCAGGCGGGAAAGCGTGACGCTGGAGCCTTCCGCCCGCGTTTCCGGCAACACCTACTTCGGCCGCTTCCCCGCCAGTTACTGGCAGCGTTGGACGACGGCCGGTTCGGTCACCGTTGAAGCCACCGTCACGGGCGCGGGCATGCTCGCCGTGCGGGCCTCCGATGTGAAGGGAGACCCGCGCACGGTCGCGGTGCGGCAGGTCGAGAACGCCGAGCAGCCCACCCCGGTGCGGCTGGAGTCCCCGCTGGACAAGTTCCTCGATGGCGGCGCGCTGTGGCTCGACCTGGAAACGGAGGCGGGTCAGCGACTCACGGTTTCCGACGTGCGATGGACCGTCGAGTCGCCCGCGACCATCCGCCCGACCGCGGTCACGATCTGCACGATGAACCGGGCGGACGACTGTCTCGCCAACCTGAAGGCACTCGCCGACTCGCTGCCCGCGCTGGACACCCTCGACGCCATCTACGTCGCCGACCAGGGCACGGACACCGTCGACTCGCGAGACGGCTTCGCCGAGGTCGCCGAGGCGCTCAAGAGCAAGCTGCACTACATCAAGCAGCCCAACCTCGGCGGCGCGGGCGGCTTCACCCGCGGTCTGTACGAGGTGGCGGGCCACACGGAGACCGAGCACGCGAACGTACTGTTCATGGACGACGACGTGCTGCTTGAGCCGGACCTGGTCATCCGGCTCACCGCGTTCTCCAACCGGGCGGCCGACCCGATGATCGTCGGCGGCCAGATGCTCAACCTGCTGCACCCCAACCAGCTGCACGTCGGCGCCGAGTACGCCCGGCTGAACACGCTGGAACCCGGCCAGCCGGTCACGCACAGTCTCTCCACCGCCGACCTGCTCGGCGTGGACGAGAAGACCGGCAAGCCCAACCGGCAGGAACGTCGCCTCGACGCCGGTTACAACGGGTGGTGGTCCTGCCTCATCCCGTACGAGGTCGTGAAGGAGATCGGCTACCCCATGCCGTTCTTCTTCCAGTGGGACGACGCGGAGTACAGCTACCGGGCACGCGCCCACGGTTTCCCCACCGTGACCCTTCCCGGCGCGGGCGTGTGGCACGCGGACTTCCACTGGAAGGACTGGGACGAGTGGCACCGCTACTTCAACCTGCGTAACTCCATCATCACCGCCGCCCTGCACAGCCCGTTCGACCTGAACGTGTTGTCCAGGGTGCTGCTCGCGCAGCTGGTGCGTTACCTGCTCGGCATGCAGTACGGACTCTCGGCGACCCTGATCAAGGCGGTCGAGGACTTCCTCGAAGGCCCCGACATCCTGCAAGACGGCGGGGTGGCCGCGATGAAGGAGATCCGCGAGATCAGGGCCCAATACCCTGAGACGAAGCGCCATCCGGCCACCGACGTGCCCGGCATCGCTTCCAACGACATCGGCATCATCAACACCGCGCCGCGACCGAGCATGCAGCGACTTGTGCTGCTGAAGCGCGTCATCACCCGGCTGCTCGGCAAGCACCGGTTCGCGCTCGGGGCCGTCCCGAGCGATGAGGCGCACTGGTGGCATGTCGCGCTGTTCGACACGGCCGTGGTGACCGACGCCTCCCAGGAGGGCGTGCGGGTGCGGCGCTACGACCGGGACCGGATGTTCGAACTGGCCAAGCGTGGCGTCCGGGTGGTCAACCGGCTGCGCAAGGAAGGCAGGGCCGTGCAGGCGCAGTACAAGCGCGCGATGCCGGAACTGACCAGCCGGGAGAACTGGAAGCGCCTCTACCGGTTGTGA
- a CDS encoding ESX secretion-associated protein EspG, giving the protein MAHSFSLSLAAVDILLEHVRLGRAPFPFEVPHIGTTHTQRAQVREAVFRDLEGRGLLRGGVLDPDARAALETFVNGPVAITAAARLGEAERLFARSAVSGEFAVVARQDGNLMVFEQVRPASAVSAVVDLLPSTKPGPGQSVTVAKPEAPKPTRRTDEGSYDPFAGASRSRSQAAPQLRAVERLFEKPKLRIGQFTVFVRGTDGKQRNLTPVVWFDTEDGRYFCTQRAAEDGQQWLTYAPADNTRITSHLRSQSEQLRNS; this is encoded by the coding sequence ATGGCGCACTCATTCTCACTGTCCTTGGCGGCGGTGGACATCTTGCTCGAGCACGTTCGGCTTGGCCGGGCGCCGTTTCCCTTCGAGGTGCCACACATCGGCACCACCCACACCCAGCGTGCGCAGGTGCGCGAGGCGGTGTTTCGCGATCTTGAGGGAAGGGGGCTGCTGCGCGGCGGTGTGCTTGACCCGGACGCGCGGGCGGCGCTCGAGACTTTCGTCAACGGACCCGTCGCCATCACGGCGGCCGCGCGGCTCGGGGAAGCCGAGCGGCTGTTCGCCAGGTCCGCGGTGTCCGGCGAGTTCGCAGTCGTGGCCAGGCAGGACGGCAACCTGATGGTGTTCGAGCAGGTCCGGCCCGCGAGCGCTGTCTCGGCGGTCGTGGACCTGCTTCCCAGCACGAAACCCGGACCGGGCCAGTCGGTCACGGTGGCGAAGCCGGAGGCGCCGAAGCCCACGCGGAGGACCGACGAAGGCTCCTACGATCCGTTCGCGGGTGCCTCCCGTTCTCGATCGCAGGCGGCGCCCCAGTTGCGCGCGGTGGAACGCCTGTTCGAGAAGCCGAAGCTGCGGATCGGTCAGTTCACGGTCTTCGTGCGTGGCACGGACGGCAAGCAGCGCAACCTGACGCCGGTGGTGTGGTTCGACACCGAGGACGGGCGCTACTTCTGCACCCAGAGAGCGGCCGAGGACGGGCAGCAGTGGCTCACCTACGCTCCCGCCGACAACACCAGGATCACCTCGCATCTGCGCTCGCAGTCGGAACAGCTTCGGAACAGCTGA
- a CDS encoding FAD-binding oxidoreductase — MSIERRALSGWGRTAPTIANVLHTPDIEVIARAVSQAGQRGVIARGLGRSYGDPAQNAGGLVIDMTALDRIHSIDPDTAEVVVDAGVSLDALMRAALPHGLWVPVLPGTRQVTIGGAIANDIHGKNHHSAGSFGNHVVSMDLLTADGSIRTLTPEGPDSELFWATVAGIGLTGIVLRATVRMKRTETAYFVVDADRTANLDETLALFTDGSDLNYDYSMAVPDLISSDDRLGRATFSRGSLATVDQLPEKLSSDPLKFDAPQLMTLPDVFPNGLGNKLTFGLISNLWQLTVPKQGARGKIQNLTQFYHPLDMLGEWNRAYGSRGFLQYQFSVPFGAEGALKDICRRIAGSGHYSFLNVIKRMGESNRAPLSWPSPGWMLSVDFPVKDGLSRFCDELDTEVLEAGGRLYTAKDSRTSAEVFHRMYPRLDEWRKVRHSVDPEGVFISDMARRLEL; from the coding sequence GTGAGCATCGAACGGCGCGCACTCAGCGGGTGGGGCCGCACGGCACCCACGATCGCCAACGTCCTGCACACCCCCGACATCGAGGTCATCGCCCGTGCGGTGAGTCAGGCCGGGCAGCGCGGCGTCATCGCCAGGGGACTCGGCCGCTCCTACGGCGACCCCGCTCAGAACGCGGGCGGCCTGGTAATTGACATGACCGCGCTGGATCGCATTCATTCGATCGACCCCGACACCGCCGAGGTGGTGGTCGACGCGGGCGTGAGTCTTGACGCGCTGATGCGCGCCGCGTTGCCGCACGGACTGTGGGTCCCCGTACTTCCCGGCACCCGCCAGGTGACCATCGGCGGCGCGATTGCGAATGACATTCACGGTAAGAACCACCACAGTGCGGGTAGTTTCGGCAACCACGTGGTGTCGATGGACCTGCTCACCGCGGACGGCTCCATCAGGACGCTGACCCCGGAAGGCCCGGATTCGGAGCTGTTCTGGGCAACTGTCGCCGGCATCGGGCTCACCGGAATCGTCCTGCGCGCGACGGTAAGGATGAAGCGCACCGAGACCGCCTACTTCGTCGTGGACGCCGACCGCACGGCGAACCTGGACGAGACCTTGGCGCTGTTCACCGACGGCTCCGACCTCAACTACGACTACTCGATGGCCGTGCCCGACCTGATCTCCTCCGACGATCGGCTCGGCCGCGCCACGTTCTCGCGAGGGTCACTGGCCACCGTGGACCAGTTGCCGGAGAAGCTGAGCAGCGACCCGTTGAAGTTCGACGCCCCGCAGCTGATGACACTGCCGGATGTCTTCCCCAACGGGCTGGGCAACAAGCTGACCTTCGGTCTGATCAGCAACCTGTGGCAACTCACCGTGCCGAAGCAGGGGGCGCGCGGCAAGATCCAGAACCTGACGCAGTTCTACCACCCGCTCGACATGTTGGGCGAGTGGAACCGGGCGTACGGCTCGCGCGGCTTCCTGCAGTACCAGTTCTCGGTCCCGTTCGGCGCGGAGGGCGCGTTGAAGGACATCTGTCGCAGGATCGCGGGGTCCGGCCACTACTCGTTCCTCAACGTGATCAAGCGGATGGGCGAGTCGAACCGGGCTCCGCTGTCGTGGCCGTCTCCGGGTTGGATGCTCAGCGTGGACTTTCCCGTCAAGGACGGGCTGAGCCGCTTCTGCGACGAACTCGACACCGAGGTACTCGAGGCGGGTGGACGGCTCTACACCGCGAAGGATTCGCGTACCTCGGCCGAGGTGTTCCACCGCATGTACCCGCGGCTGGACGAGTGGCGCAAGGTCAGGCACTCGGTCGACCCAGAAGGCGTATTCATCTCCGACATGGCCAGGAGGCTGGAACTGTGA
- a CDS encoding arabinosyltransferase domain-containing protein, whose translation MTFHRWVIAGLGTLSALTAVLFVLAPVEQDVTTYEWPSGPDTSSTALPLFPYEPDRMDVEFGCADVVALGENSTVSTVLSTTTDNLDVDQHTSAGLTLKVSHDTLSAQVGDHSVMSRPVGADCVASVHSDSGGTTVNIDGVVAGHTQARPVVNSLHTDLASAGSLRVTVVPDTRYETSPSAVKLALGAVTVAGLLAMLMLLSRWEAARVRHVRLLPVGWWRPRLADAVVALVLAAWAVIGSPTVDDGYIIAMLKAADDTGFVGNYFRWFNAPEAPFSWFYELYRPFVEVSGDAWWMRVPSVLLGLALWLLIDRLLLRRLATGPRAAARWTACVVFLAWYVQFGIGLRPEPWVMFGTLVVFALVERAVATLALTPLAAGVLAAGATVAVTPTGLVALAPFVAALPGVIRLVRAHWPVSLPVLLGSGAGALLLMFFDQSLSAVLHSTEVRTAIGPSFGVLDEGERYQDVFDPLQGGLNRRMPLLLLWLSTAALAVLLLTRRVRGLAAAPTRRLLIVGALFFLALAFTPTKYTHHFGAVGGVATILAAALVHTVASGALRRAWQRSLLVVAIAVTAAVALAVPVRWWYIANLNVKWSTVPPGFLGIDLADVVLVGGVSLALVGLVGVGRSLVRSPGVFLTLAAAGTVLLEVGTMAYAMVPRWDTYTMGRSNIAALGGGSCGVEDWLDVEPDLAAGLLRPVNAGERARLSGFTVNGGFPEDVAPVRPYGTEVAPVWGSGGGAGSVTTGWYSLPERAASADAPPLVVPVGGQGLVSAKVQFADADGQVERELSLRLDREGEWRDARFAPGHARLVRVLATDERDGEGWIAVGAPRLPEVVPLSDYIPITEPVAVDWIDAFLLPCRQPAALADGIVEPVRYRFASGPSIRRLGSMSFVAGAGGPYVPLLQLAAQTPVPTYLRGDKLVEPISVFRLDYPVPMRDSLVTGSRRTPE comes from the coding sequence GTGACCTTTCATCGCTGGGTGATCGCGGGTCTTGGGACGCTGTCAGCACTGACCGCCGTGCTGTTCGTCCTCGCCCCCGTCGAGCAGGACGTCACGACGTACGAGTGGCCCTCGGGACCGGACACTTCGAGCACGGCATTACCTCTGTTCCCCTACGAGCCCGACCGGATGGACGTGGAGTTCGGCTGTGCCGACGTCGTGGCGCTGGGTGAGAACTCGACGGTGTCGACGGTGCTGTCCACCACCACGGACAACCTGGACGTCGACCAGCACACTAGTGCGGGACTCACCCTCAAGGTCAGCCACGACACACTATCCGCGCAGGTCGGCGACCATTCCGTGATGTCGCGGCCGGTCGGCGCGGACTGCGTCGCGTCGGTGCACTCCGACTCCGGTGGCACCACCGTGAACATCGACGGCGTCGTCGCCGGCCACACCCAGGCACGACCGGTGGTGAACAGCCTGCACACCGACCTCGCCTCGGCCGGTTCGCTGCGCGTGACAGTCGTGCCGGACACCCGGTACGAGACGAGCCCGAGCGCGGTGAAGCTCGCCCTCGGCGCGGTGACGGTGGCGGGGTTACTTGCCATGCTGATGCTGCTTAGCCGGTGGGAGGCGGCCAGGGTCAGGCACGTGCGGCTGCTGCCTGTCGGCTGGTGGCGACCTCGGCTCGCCGACGCGGTGGTGGCCCTGGTGCTGGCGGCCTGGGCGGTGATCGGGTCGCCGACCGTGGACGACGGCTACATCATCGCGATGCTGAAGGCCGCCGACGACACCGGCTTCGTCGGCAACTACTTCCGGTGGTTCAACGCACCGGAGGCGCCGTTCAGCTGGTTCTACGAGCTGTACCGACCGTTCGTCGAGGTCAGCGGCGACGCGTGGTGGATGCGGGTGCCGTCGGTACTGCTGGGCCTGGCGCTGTGGCTGCTCATCGATCGGCTGCTGTTGCGCAGGCTGGCGACCGGGCCACGGGCGGCCGCACGCTGGACGGCCTGCGTGGTGTTCCTGGCGTGGTACGTGCAGTTCGGGATCGGCCTGCGCCCGGAACCGTGGGTCATGTTCGGCACGCTGGTCGTGTTCGCCCTCGTCGAAAGGGCCGTCGCGACACTGGCACTCACCCCGCTGGCGGCGGGGGTGCTGGCGGCCGGGGCGACGGTCGCGGTGACCCCGACCGGCCTGGTGGCGCTGGCACCGTTCGTGGCGGCACTGCCCGGTGTGATCCGGCTGGTACGTGCACACTGGCCGGTCTCGTTGCCGGTGTTGCTCGGTTCCGGCGCGGGCGCGCTGCTGCTCATGTTCTTCGACCAGTCGCTTTCCGCCGTGCTGCACTCCACCGAGGTGCGCACCGCCATCGGACCCAGTTTCGGGGTGCTCGATGAGGGCGAGCGCTACCAGGACGTGTTCGATCCGCTACAGGGCGGGCTGAACCGGCGGATGCCGCTGCTGCTGTTGTGGCTTTCAACGGCGGCGCTGGCGGTGCTGTTGCTGACCCGGCGGGTGAGGGGCCTGGCGGCCGCGCCGACCCGCAGGCTGCTGATCGTGGGTGCGCTGTTCTTCCTCGCCCTCGCGTTCACACCCACCAAGTACACCCACCACTTCGGCGCCGTGGGTGGGGTGGCCACCATCCTCGCGGCCGCGCTGGTGCACACGGTCGCCAGCGGCGCGCTGCGCAGGGCGTGGCAGCGCTCGCTGCTGGTCGTGGCCATCGCCGTGACGGCCGCTGTCGCGCTGGCCGTGCCGGTGCGCTGGTGGTACATCGCCAACCTCAACGTCAAGTGGTCCACTGTGCCGCCCGGCTTCCTCGGCATCGATCTCGCCGACGTCGTCCTGGTCGGCGGTGTGTCGCTCGCGCTGGTGGGGCTGGTCGGTGTGGGCCGGTCACTGGTTCGCTCACCCGGCGTGTTCCTGACGCTCGCGGCGGCGGGCACGGTGCTGCTCGAGGTCGGCACCATGGCGTACGCGATGGTGCCCCGCTGGGACACCTACACGATGGGCCGGTCCAACATCGCGGCGCTTGGCGGCGGAAGCTGCGGTGTCGAGGACTGGCTGGACGTGGAGCCCGACCTGGCGGCTGGTCTGCTGCGGCCGGTGAACGCCGGTGAGCGGGCCCGGTTGAGCGGGTTCACCGTCAACGGCGGCTTTCCCGAAGACGTCGCGCCGGTGCGGCCGTACGGCACCGAGGTCGCCCCGGTGTGGGGCAGCGGTGGCGGCGCGGGGTCGGTGACGACGGGCTGGTACAGCCTGCCAGAGCGGGCCGCCTCGGCCGACGCGCCGCCACTGGTCGTGCCGGTGGGCGGGCAGGGACTCGTCTCGGCGAAGGTGCAGTTCGCCGACGCCGACGGCCAGGTGGAAAGGGAACTGAGCCTGCGGCTCGACCGCGAAGGGGAATGGCGTGACGCGCGCTTCGCGCCCGGCCACGCGCGGCTGGTCCGCGTACTCGCCACCGACGAACGTGACGGCGAAGGCTGGATCGCCGTGGGCGCACCACGGCTGCCCGAGGTGGTGCCACTGAGCGATTACATCCCGATCACCGAGCCGGTCGCGGTGGACTGGATCGACGCCTTCCTGCTGCCGTGCAGGCAGCCTGCCGCGCTGGCGGACGGGATCGTCGAGCCGGTGCGGTACCGGTTCGCCTCTGGACCTAGCATCCGCAGGCTCGGCAGCATGTCGTTCGTCGCGGGCGCGGGTGGACCGTACGTGCCGCTGCTCCAGCTCGCCGCGCAGACACCCGTCCCGACCTATCTGCGCGGCGACAAGCTGGTGGAACCGATAAGCGTGTTCCGGCTCGACTATCCGGTGCCGATGCGGGACTCGCTGGTCACAGGTAGTAGGAGAACACCAGAGTGA
- a CDS encoding decaprenylphospho-beta-D-erythro-pentofuranosid-2-ulose 2-reductase yields the protein MIDAVGNPKSLLLLGGTSDIALAIAEKYLAQRPLRIVLAARPSDRLDAAVQRLRGKGAEVSTVDFDATETANHPAAIDKAFSEGDIDLTVVAFGLLGDPEQAWQDHETAVRLATVNYTAAVSVGVVLADKLKAQGHGAVIALSSVAGERVRRSNFMYGSTKAGFDGFFLGLGEALRPHGVHVTVVRPGQVRSKMTEGLGKAPLEQTPGQVAEIAVNAVRDGKELVWAPSTFRYVMSVLRHVPRPIFRKLPI from the coding sequence GTGATCGACGCGGTGGGCAACCCCAAGTCACTGCTGCTGCTCGGCGGCACTTCCGACATAGCCCTGGCGATCGCCGAAAAGTACCTGGCGCAGCGCCCACTTCGGATCGTGTTGGCCGCCCGGCCGTCCGACCGGCTGGACGCCGCGGTGCAACGGCTGCGCGGCAAGGGTGCGGAGGTGTCCACAGTCGACTTCGATGCCACCGAGACCGCCAATCACCCCGCCGCGATCGACAAGGCCTTCTCCGAAGGCGACATCGATCTGACCGTGGTGGCGTTCGGACTGCTCGGCGACCCGGAGCAGGCCTGGCAGGACCACGAAACCGCGGTGCGGTTGGCGACCGTGAACTACACCGCCGCCGTCTCGGTGGGCGTGGTGCTCGCCGACAAGCTGAAGGCGCAGGGACATGGGGCCGTGATCGCGCTGTCGTCCGTGGCCGGCGAGCGCGTACGCAGGTCGAACTTCATGTACGGCTCGACGAAGGCAGGCTTCGACGGGTTCTTCCTCGGTCTCGGTGAGGCACTGCGACCCCACGGGGTACACGTGACGGTTGTCCGACCGGGCCAGGTGCGCTCGAAGATGACCGAGGGCCTTGGCAAGGCCCCGCTGGAGCAGACCCCCGGGCAGGTCGCCGAGATCGCGGTGAACGCCGTCAGGGACGGCAAGGAGCTTGTGTGGGCTCCTTCCACGTTCCGCTACGTCATGTCGGTACTGCGGCACGTGCCGCGCCCGATCTTTCGCAAGCTGCCGATCTGA